In the genome of Streptomyces sp. NBC_00433, the window CGCCGCTATCTGCTGGAGAAGCAGAAGACCGGCGAGTGGGAGCCCGACCAGCCGCGCAGCGGCGAGGTCGCCGCGGACGAGCCGGTCGGCGGGCCCATCGACCCGGACACCGGGCGGCCGCGCAAGTTCGCCTATCCGCCGCAGCTGGTCGTGGTCGACGGCGGGCAGCCGCAGGTCGCCGCCGCCCGGCGGGCGCTGGACGAGCTGGGGATAGCCGACGTCTTCGTCTGCGGCCTGGCCAAGCGGCTCGAAGAGGTCTGGGTGCCGGGCGACGACGACCCGGTGATCCTGCCGCGCAGCAGCGAGGGCCTCTACCTGCTCCAGCGGGTCCGCGACGAGGCGCACCGCTTCGCCATCGGCTACCAGCGCAGCAAGCGCTCCAAGTCGATGAAGGCCGGCGCCCTGGACGACGTGCCGGGCCTGGGCGGGACGCGCAGGCAGGCACTGCTCAAGCACTTCGGTTCGCTCAAGCGGCTGCGCGCGGCGACCGTCGAGGAGATCTGCCAGGTCCCGGGGATCGGCCGCCACACGGCGGAGACGGTCGCCGCGGCCCTGGCGTCCGCGGCCCCGGCCGCACCCGCGGTGAACACCGCGACCGGAGAGATCATCGAAGAGGACGACCGTACGGCCGCCGGCGCACCGCCGGCGGACGGCCGACAACATCGGGGGAAGAGCACATGAGCGAGCAGGACGAACAGGACAGTACGCATATGAGCGGCGCAGGAGCGGGTGAGGCCGGCGAGGCCATCCCGGAACTGGTGATCATCTCCGGCATGTCGGGAGCGGGCCGCAGCACCGCGGCGAAATGCCTGGAGGACCTGGGCTGGTTCGTGGTGGACAACATGCCGCCCGCCCTCATCCCGACCATGGTGGACCTCGGCGCCCGCTCCCAGGGCAATGTGGCGCGGATCGCCGTCGTGGTGGACGTACGCGGCCGGCAGTTCTTCGACAACCTCAGGGAGTCCCTCGCGGACCTGGAGGCCAAGCACGTCAAGCGCCGGGTGATCTTCCTTGAGGCCTCCGACGACGTGCTGGTGCGCCGCTTCGAGTCCGTGCGCCGCCCGCATCCGCTCCAGGGCCAGGGCCGCATCGTGGACGGCATCGGGGCGGAGCGGGACCTGCTGCGCGAGCTGCGCGGCGACGCCGACCTGGTGGTCGACACCTCCAGTCTGAACGTGCACGAGCTGCGCGCCAAGCTCGACGCGCAGTTCGCCGGCGAGGAGGAGCAGGAACTTCGGGCGACCGTGATGTCGTTCGGATTCAAGTACGGGCTGCCGGTCGACGCCGACCTGGTGGTGGACTGCCGCTTCCTGCCGAATCCGCACTGGGTTCCCGAGCTGCGCCCCTTCACCGGGCTCAACGACGAGGTGGCCACGTATGTGTTCAACCAGCCCGGCGCCAAGGAGTTCCTCGACCGGTATGCCGAGCTGCTGCACATCATCGCCGCCGGCTACCGCCGCGAGGGCAAGCGGTATGTGACGATCGCCGTCGGCTGTACGGGCGGCAAGCACCGCAGCGTGGCGATGTCGGAAAGGCTGGCCGCACGGCTGGCGGCGGACGGAGTGGAGACGGTGACGGTGCATCGGGACATGGGGCGCGAGTGATCATGACGGGTCGGCGGCAGCGCCGCACCGGCCGTACGGGCACGGGCCGCGGCCGCGGTGTGCCGCCGAAGGTGGTCGCCCTGGGCGGCGGCCACGGACTGGCCGCCTCACTGGCGGCGCTGCGCCGGATCACCGGCGACCTCACCGCGGTGGTCACCGTCGCCGACGACGGCGGCTCCAGCGGCCGGCTGCGCAGCGAGATGGGGGTGCTGCCGCCCGGTGACCTGCGCAAGGCGCTGGCCGCGCTGTGCGGGGACGACGAGTGGGGCAGGACCTGGTCCCAGGTGGTGCAGCACCGTTTCGTCAGCAGCGGCGACCTGCACGGCCACGCGGTCGGCAATCTGCTGATCGTCGCACTGTGGGAGCAGCTGAACGACGAGGTCGCCGCCCTGGAGTGGGTCGGCCGGCTGCTCGGCGCGCACGGCCGGGTGCTGCCGATGTCCGCCGTCCCGCTGGACCTGCACGCCCTCGTCCGCGGCCACGACCCCGCCGCGCCCGACGAGCTGTCGACCGTGCGGGGCCAGGCCACCGTCGCCCTCACGCCCGGCGAGGTGCAGGAGGTGATGCTGGAGCCCGCCGACCCGCCGGCCGTGCCGGAGGCCGTCCAGGCGGTGCTCGACGCCGACTGGGTGGTGCTCGGCCCCGGCTCCTGGTTCTCCTCGGTGATACCGCACCTGCTGGTGCCGGAATTGGCCGACGCGCTGATGACCACCAGGGCGCGGCGCGTCCTCACCCTCAACCTCGCGCCGCAACCCGGCGAAACCGCCGGATTTTCTCCGCAGCGTCACTTGGAGGTTTTGGGGCGACACGCCCCTAAACTCACCATTGACGTGGTTCTCGCCGACGAGGCCGCCGTCCCGGACCGTGACAGCCTCGACGAGGCCGCGCTGCGGCTGGGCGGCACGGTCGAACTGGCCCCGGTCGCCGCCCCCGACGGGCCGCGGCACGACCCGGAGCTGTTGGCCGCCGCGTATGACCGGATTTTTCGTATGCGTGGAAGGATCGGCCCATGGCGATGACGGCAGCGGTGAAGGACGAGATTTCCCGGCTCCCCGTCACCCGGACCTGCTGCCGCAAGGCGGAGGTCTCGTCGATCCTCCGCTTCGCCGGCGGCCTGCACCTGGTGAGCGGCCGGATCGTGATCGAGGCGGAGCTGGACACCGGGATCGCGGCGAGGCGGCTCCGCAAGGACATCCTGGAGATCTTCGGCCACTCCTCCGACCTGGTCGTGATGGCGCCCGGCGGGCTGCGCCGCGGCAGCCGGTATGTGGTCAGGGTGGTCGCCGGCGGCGACCAGCTGGCCCGGCAGACCGGCCTGGTGGACGGCCGCGGGCGCCCCATCCGCGGGCTGCCCCCGCAGGTCGTCTCCGGCGCCACCTGCGACGCGGAGGCCGCCTGGCGCGGGGCCTTCCTCGCGCACGGCTCGCTGACCGAGCCGGGCCGCTCGTCCTCGCTGGAGGTCACCTGCCCCGGCCCCGAGGCCGCCCTCGCCCTGGTCGGCGCCGCCCGCCGGCTGCAGATCCCGGCCAAGGCGCGCGAGGTGCGCAATGTCGACCGGGTCGTCGTACGCGACGGCGACGCCATCGGCGCGCTGCTGACCCGGCTGGGCGCGCACGACTCCGTGCTGGCCTGGGAGGAGCGCCGCATGCGGCGCGAGGTCAGGGCGACCGCCAACCGGCTCGCCAACTTCGACGACGCCAACCTGCGGCGGTCGGCGCGGGCCGCCGTCGCGGCGGGCGCGCGGGTCCAGCGGGCGCTGGAGATCCTCGGCGACGAGGTGCCCGAGCACCTCGCTGCCGCCGGGCGGCTGCGGATGGACCACAAGCAGGCCTCGCTGGAGGAGCTGGGCTCCCTGGCGGAGCCGCCGCTGACCAAGGACGCGGTCGCGGGAAGGATCAGGCGCCTTCTGGCGATGGCCGACAAGCGGGCGTCCGACCTGGGGCTGCCCGGCACCGAGGCCAGCCTCACCGACGAGATGGTCGGCTGACAGCTCGGCCGCTCTCCCCGGGGTGCGCCCCGGGGCCCGCCGCCGCGCTGCCGCGTGAGGCGGCGCTCCCTCAGAGGCGCTGGAAGCCGCGCGCCCGGCAGCCGACCCACTCGACCCGCTGCACGCCGGCACCGGCCCGAAGGGGCCGTTGCTGTCGTATACGGACCACCGGGCGGTGGGTGGTTGCTCGCGCCGTTCCCCGCGCCCCCCATGGCGTGCCTCCCGCCGCGTGGCCCGCGCGGGGCATGCCTTTCCGGGCGGGCGCGGGCGGCCCGGAAACAGGCCGGAGGCAGGTGGGTGATGTCACCGGGGGGACACGGGCGAGGTAGGGTCGGGGGTGGTCGGGGACATCCCATATTTCGCAGCCGGAATGGATTCCGGCCACTGAGCGAGGAGATCGGTTCGTGACGATCCGGGTAGGCATCAACGGCTTCGGCCGCATCGGGCGTAACTTCTTCCGCGCCGCCCTGGAGCAGGGCGCGGACATCGAGATCGTGGCTG includes:
- the rapZ gene encoding RNase adapter RapZ; its protein translation is MSGAGAGEAGEAIPELVIISGMSGAGRSTAAKCLEDLGWFVVDNMPPALIPTMVDLGARSQGNVARIAVVVDVRGRQFFDNLRESLADLEAKHVKRRVIFLEASDDVLVRRFESVRRPHPLQGQGRIVDGIGAERDLLRELRGDADLVVDTSSLNVHELRAKLDAQFAGEEEQELRATVMSFGFKYGLPVDADLVVDCRFLPNPHWVPELRPFTGLNDEVATYVFNQPGAKEFLDRYAELLHIIAAGYRREGKRYVTIAVGCTGGKHRSVAMSERLAARLAADGVETVTVHRDMGRE
- the yvcK gene encoding uridine diphosphate-N-acetylglucosamine-binding protein YvcK, with protein sequence MTGRRQRRTGRTGTGRGRGVPPKVVALGGGHGLAASLAALRRITGDLTAVVTVADDGGSSGRLRSEMGVLPPGDLRKALAALCGDDEWGRTWSQVVQHRFVSSGDLHGHAVGNLLIVALWEQLNDEVAALEWVGRLLGAHGRVLPMSAVPLDLHALVRGHDPAAPDELSTVRGQATVALTPGEVQEVMLEPADPPAVPEAVQAVLDADWVVLGPGSWFSSVIPHLLVPELADALMTTRARRVLTLNLAPQPGETAGFSPQRHLEVLGRHAPKLTIDVVLADEAAVPDRDSLDEAALRLGGTVELAPVAAPDGPRHDPELLAAAYDRIFRMRGRIGPWR
- the whiA gene encoding DNA-binding protein WhiA, translated to MAMTAAVKDEISRLPVTRTCCRKAEVSSILRFAGGLHLVSGRIVIEAELDTGIAARRLRKDILEIFGHSSDLVVMAPGGLRRGSRYVVRVVAGGDQLARQTGLVDGRGRPIRGLPPQVVSGATCDAEAAWRGAFLAHGSLTEPGRSSSLEVTCPGPEAALALVGAARRLQIPAKAREVRNVDRVVVRDGDAIGALLTRLGAHDSVLAWEERRMRREVRATANRLANFDDANLRRSARAAVAAGARVQRALEILGDEVPEHLAAAGRLRMDHKQASLEELGSLAEPPLTKDAVAGRIRRLLAMADKRASDLGLPGTEASLTDEMVG